From the Euphorbia lathyris chromosome 6, ddEupLath1.1, whole genome shotgun sequence genome, one window contains:
- the LOC136233085 gene encoding MYB-like transcription factor ETC1 encodes MADSEHSSTSDEIYLDYQDEENSKLEFSEDEEELVIRMYNLVGERWNLIAGRIPGRTAEEIEKYWNSRYSTSS; translated from the exons ATGGCTGATTCTGAACATTCTTCTACTTCTGATGAGATCTACTTGGACTATCAAG ATGAAGAGAACTCAAAGCTGGAATTCtctgaagatgaggaagaactTGTAATTAGGATGTACAATTTGGTTGGAGAAAG GTGGAATCTAATTGCTGGGAGGATTCCAGGAAGAACAGCAGAGGAGATTGAGAAGTACTGGAATTCAAGATATTCAACTAGTTCTTAA